ACAGCGCCGCATCACACACGACCTGGACGATCCCCCAGCGGTCGCGCAGATCCAGGAAGATCAGACCGCCGTGATCACGGCGGCGATGCACCCAACCCGCCAGGGTCACCTGCTGACCGATATGATGGGTACGCAGCTCGCCACACTTGTGGGTCTTCAGCATCATCCATCTCCAAAACAAGCGCTCCGGCCGCCTCCTCTCACAATCCGACCAGCCCGGCGCGGCAAGAGCGCAAAGAATAGGTACACACTAGAAGGGAATCAGAGGGATTATACTGCCGGGATTTGGAAAGCACAAGCCACCACCGGAGCGGCCGTGCCCCTCCACGGCATCCCCTACCCGTACCGTTTCTCGAAATCCCGCAGGAACGCCACCAACGCCCGCACAGCCTCGATGGACTGCGCATTGTAGAGGGACGCTCGCAACCCGCCCACGGATCGATGCCCCTTCAGCCCGACGAGCCCGATCTCCTCGGCCTCGCTCACAAACCGCTTCTCCAGCTCCTCATCCCCGCCCCGGATGCGAAATACCACGTTCATGCGAGAGCGGTCCCCCTCCGCCACCGGGACGTCGTAGAAGTCGCTGGCGTCGAGGGCATCGTATAGGGCTCGGGCCTTCTCCTCGTTGCGCCGCTCAATGGCCTCCAATCCCCCCTCCCGCTCGATCCAATCCACCACCAGGCCGATCATGTAGATGCCAAAGGTCGGCGGGGTGTTATAGAGGGAACGCCGCTGCACGTGCGTTCGATACTGCAACATCGTCGGCAGATTCTTGTCCGCCCGCTCCGCCAGATCGCGCCGCAGGATCACCACGGTGACGCCGGCCGGGCCCATGTTCTTCTGCGCGCCGGCGAAGATCAGGCCGAAGCGGGAGACGTCGATCCGACGAGACAGGATATCGGAGGACATATCGGCCACCAACGGGACGTCTCCTGTATCCGGGAACCACGCCCATTGGGTCCCCCGGATCGTGTTGTTGGACGCCATGTACACGTAAGAGGCATCCCCATGCAGCTCGATCTCCTCCGGCCGGGGCAACCGCCGATACTCCTCATCGGCCGTGGAGGCAGCGATGCGATAGGACGCCAACTTCTCCAGCTCGGCGATGGCCTTTTGGGTCCAATTGCCCGTGTCGATCACATCGACCGGCTTCCCCTCCAAAGCCAGGTTCATGGGCACCATGGCGAACTGCAGGCTGGCCCCGCCCTGCAGGAACAGTACCGCGTACTCCTCGGGGATGCCCAGCACACGGCGCAGCCCGGCCTCGGCCCGATCGAGGATGTCCTCGAACGCCTTGGACCGATGGCTCATCTCCATGACCGACATGCCCAAACCGGCGTAATTCAGCAACTCATCACGGGCCCGCTCCAACACGGAAACCGGCAGCACGGCAGGCCCCGGATTGAAATTGAAAACTCGGCCGTACATGGTTGATCTCATCCTCCGCCGATGTTGAGATGCGGGGATCGACGACGTAGCGCCGCCCCCACATGAACGCCATCCCCCGGTAGAGGTGGAATATCGCAGATCGGCTCGGCCTACGAAACGATGCCGGGCGGCGCACTATCGCACATAGATGGGATTGCTGAAGATCCAGGCACGCCACCGTCCCCAGGCCCGACGGTACACCTCCACCCGATACACGCCAGGCCGGGAGCTGACGAAGCGCATCTGATCGCCATGTGCCTGCGCGATCACCTCCCCATCACGCAGCAGGCGAATACGCCCCGCCCGTGGCAGCCACACCTCGAACCACGTGCGTGGTCCGGCCGGCAACGTGTCCCCCATGATGGCCACGCGATCCCCCTGGGAGGCCCGGAAGCGGAACCCCGTCGTGAGGGCCGGCATGTCATAACCGACCCAACAATGCCCTTGCCGAAGCGCGTCCAGGACCAGCGCCCGATCGTGCTCCAGATCCCCGGAGAACGGCTCCCGGGCCAGGATATGCGTGTTCACGGCCCGGAAACACGTCTCATATGGGAGCACGGTCAACATCCACGGGCCAAACCGATGATACGTCGCATGTGAGTCGGATCCCCCCAACGCCACCACCGGCCGCTTTTGCGTCAGGACATCCCACTTCGCCAACGTCTCAGGCCACGGGCCGGTGGTGAACCATTGCGGCCGCTTCACGATCAGCAACCCCAACAGGCGGTTCCACGCATAGGCCCGGAACTCCGACATGTAGTTCCACAGC
The window above is part of the Chloroflexota bacterium genome. Proteins encoded here:
- the serC gene encoding 3-phosphoserine/phosphohydroxythreonine transaminase, with protein sequence MYGRVFNFNPGPAVLPVSVLERARDELLNYAGLGMSVMEMSHRSKAFEDILDRAEAGLRRVLGIPEEYAVLFLQGGASLQFAMVPMNLALEGKPVDVIDTGNWTQKAIAELEKLASYRIAASTADEEYRRLPRPEEIELHGDASYVYMASNNTIRGTQWAWFPDTGDVPLVADMSSDILSRRIDVSRFGLIFAGAQKNMGPAGVTVVILRRDLAERADKNLPTMLQYRTHVQRRSLYNTPPTFGIYMIGLVVDWIEREGGLEAIERRNEEKARALYDALDASDFYDVPVAEGDRSRMNVVFRIRGGDEELEKRFVSEAEEIGLVGLKGHRSVGGLRASLYNAQSIEAVRALVAFLRDFEKRYG
- a CDS encoding CehA/McbA family metallohydrolase: MTCWYEFSGNIHMHTVASDGTGTFSDLVQAAQRAGLDFLVITDHNKLLLAEEGWRGSVLVLVGEEVHDPQRNPEGTHLLCLGVREDVTRFGRDPQALIDAVESQGGLSFLAHPYERNSRLLRDMYPWRNWEVNGYTGIELWNYMSEFRAYAWNRLLGLLIVKRPQWFTTGPWPETLAKWDVLTQKRPVVALGGSDSHATYHRFGPWMLTVLPYETCFRAVNTHILAREPFSGDLEHDRALVLDALRQGHCWVGYDMPALTTGFRFRASQGDRVAIMGDTLPAGPRTWFEVWLPRAGRIRLLRDGEVIAQAHGDQMRFVSSRPGVYRVEVYRRAWGRWRAWIFSNPIYVR